The Prochlorococcus marinus str. MIT 9301 genome window below encodes:
- a CDS encoding RluA family pseudouridine synthase gives MELNNQNSFGIGEGELIEIIYELPLPMRLDRWLVSKRPEQSRARIQHFINSGLVLVNYKTAKAKTPLKNGDNIQIWMPPPEPLIYLKPEKMDLNILFEDEHIIVINKQSGLIVHPAPGNKSGTLVNGLLFHCKDLPGINGKLRPGIVHRLDKDTSGCMVVAKSQEALVNLQKQIKEKIASREYIAVIHGAPNSEEGQIVGHIGRDKLNRLKYKVVEETSGRYARTYWKLEERFGNYSLMSFKLDTGRTHQIRVHCAHINHPIVGDPLYGRCKKLPCKLDGQALHAIKLGLIHPINGKEMIFESELPLDFQKLLSVLKVK, from the coding sequence GGCATTGGAGAAGGTGAGCTTATAGAAATTATTTATGAGCTACCTCTGCCTATGAGGCTAGACAGATGGTTGGTAAGTAAAAGGCCAGAACAAAGTAGAGCAAGAATTCAACATTTTATAAATTCAGGTTTAGTACTTGTAAACTATAAGACTGCAAAAGCAAAGACCCCATTAAAAAATGGCGACAATATTCAAATATGGATGCCTCCGCCAGAACCTCTTATTTATTTGAAACCTGAAAAAATGGATTTAAATATCCTTTTTGAAGACGAGCACATCATAGTAATCAATAAACAATCAGGTCTAATAGTTCATCCAGCGCCTGGAAACAAATCTGGAACTTTAGTGAACGGATTACTTTTTCACTGTAAAGATCTGCCTGGAATTAATGGGAAACTAAGACCTGGGATTGTTCACAGATTAGATAAAGATACTTCCGGATGTATGGTGGTTGCAAAAAGCCAAGAGGCATTAGTAAATCTTCAGAAACAAATTAAAGAAAAAATAGCATCACGCGAATATATTGCAGTAATTCATGGAGCACCTAATTCTGAAGAAGGCCAAATAGTGGGACACATTGGTAGAGATAAATTAAATAGATTGAAATATAAAGTAGTTGAAGAAACTTCAGGAAGGTATGCCCGAACCTATTGGAAATTAGAAGAAAGATTTGGCAATTACTCATTAATGAGTTTCAAACTAGATACGGGGCGAACGCATCAAATAAGAGTTCATTGCGCTCACATTAATCATCCAATTGTGGGTGATCCCTTATATGGAAGATGTAAAAAACTACCATGTAAATTAGATGGCCAAGCTTTACACGCCATCAAGCTTGGACTTATACATCCAATAAATGGTAAAGAAATGATATTTGAATCAGAATTACCATTAGATTTTCAAAAATTACTAAGTGTTCTTAAAGTTAAATGA